The Nocardioides humi genome includes a region encoding these proteins:
- a CDS encoding PaaX family transcriptional regulator C-terminal domain-containing protein, with product MDPALSGRAGLIACAHGRWTGTAEPAGWAAPAAPPSARSLLLTMAGEMLPDRPEGAWTTALLRVLGGLGIEDHAGRQVLARSAAAGWLERERVGRSVRWQLAGHGRELVAEGVRRSETYLAADDGWDRRWLFLYVSVPQQQRTTRKRLYGGLDWLGMGNPTPGLWVSPHNERAPELQRLIADLGLEDTAVAVTGPTAGVGMTDAQLVDRSWDLTELAAQYRRFIDQEADAPEPDGPDAVLLTYLDLLNLQQRFMRRDPQLPSALLPEWVGREAAALLRERRRRWARRAHARFWQIVDESA from the coding sequence GTGGACCCTGCGCTCTCCGGGCGCGCCGGGCTGATTGCATGTGCTCATGGCCGATGGACTGGTACTGCCGAGCCAGCGGGGTGGGCAGCCCCTGCTGCCCCGCCGAGCGCACGTTCCCTGCTGTTGACGATGGCCGGCGAGATGCTGCCCGACCGTCCCGAGGGGGCATGGACGACGGCGCTGCTCCGCGTGCTGGGCGGGCTGGGGATCGAGGACCACGCCGGCCGCCAGGTGCTGGCGCGGTCGGCGGCCGCCGGCTGGCTGGAGCGCGAGCGTGTCGGCCGGTCGGTCCGCTGGCAGCTGGCCGGCCACGGCCGGGAGCTGGTGGCCGAGGGCGTGCGGCGCTCCGAGACCTACCTGGCCGCCGACGACGGATGGGACCGGCGCTGGCTCTTCCTGTATGTCAGCGTGCCCCAGCAGCAGCGCACCACCCGGAAGCGCCTGTACGGCGGCCTCGACTGGCTCGGGATGGGCAACCCCACGCCGGGGCTGTGGGTCAGCCCCCACAACGAGCGCGCGCCCGAGCTCCAGCGGCTGATCGCCGATCTGGGCCTGGAGGACACCGCGGTGGCCGTCACCGGCCCCACCGCGGGAGTGGGCATGACGGATGCTCAGCTGGTCGACCGGTCGTGGGACCTGACCGAGCTCGCCGCGCAGTACCGGCGCTTCATCGACCAGGAGGCCGACGCCCCCGAGCCCGACGGTCCCGACGCCGTCCTGCTCACCTACCTGGACCTGCTCAACCTCCAGCAGCGGTTCATGCGCAGGGACCCGCAGCTGCCGTCGGCGCTTCTCCCGGAGTGGGTGGGACGGGAGGCGGCTGCCCTGCTGCGCGAGCGCCGGCGGAGGTGGGCGCGCAGGGCCCACGCCCGCTTCTGGCAGATCGTGGACGAGTCGGCCTGA
- a CDS encoding AMP-binding protein produces the protein MMKTSYWPAEPGEVRAVTVCEVLRNAAATVPDRLALVDCVPDPELRRTWSYAELVADAERAARALLQRYARGDRIAVWAPNSADWIVLQHGVAMAGMVLVALNPAYRTREMAFVLQQSGAVAVFCVDDHRGFDMRTMVEGIRDELPEVRDVHSFGDWSAFLASADPATALPEIDPRDMIQVQYTSGTTGFPKGAMLHHMGLVNEATFVAERAGFDDGDVYVNAMPMYHIGGGAVTSFGAWARRGTFVLLPGFDPAQLLEAVETYGGTHSLVVPTMLIALLDHPDAATRDLSSFKTVLSGAASVPAALVRRTMAQLGCRFSILFGQTETHGVISQTRITDAPEDQADTVGQPLPQLEVKIAGLGSGEPLPIGEPGEICVRGYQNMLGFYDMPGETAMTVDADGWLHMGDVGSMDERGFLRVTGRAKDMIVRGGMNLYPAEIEAVLLDHPAIETAAVIGVPDERWGEQVGAVLCIRAGHDRPSVAELTAFVREQIAPHKAPTFWSFVEELPMTPTGKIQKFVLRDRFDAGSLTFDEVRQTTA, from the coding sequence ATGATGAAGACCTCCTACTGGCCGGCGGAGCCCGGCGAAGTGCGCGCGGTCACCGTGTGCGAAGTGCTGCGGAACGCAGCGGCCACGGTCCCGGACCGACTGGCGCTGGTCGACTGCGTGCCGGACCCGGAGCTGCGGCGGACGTGGAGCTACGCCGAGCTGGTGGCGGACGCCGAGCGGGCGGCGCGCGCCCTGCTCCAGCGCTACGCGCGAGGCGACCGGATCGCGGTCTGGGCGCCCAACAGCGCCGACTGGATCGTGCTCCAGCACGGCGTGGCGATGGCCGGCATGGTGCTGGTGGCCCTCAATCCGGCGTACCGGACCCGGGAGATGGCGTTCGTCCTGCAGCAGTCCGGCGCGGTCGCCGTCTTCTGTGTCGACGACCACCGCGGCTTCGACATGCGCACCATGGTCGAGGGAATCCGCGACGAGCTCCCGGAGGTACGCGACGTGCACTCCTTCGGCGACTGGAGTGCCTTCCTCGCGAGCGCCGACCCGGCCACGGCACTGCCGGAGATCGACCCGCGGGACATGATCCAGGTCCAGTACACGTCGGGCACGACCGGCTTCCCGAAGGGCGCGATGCTCCACCACATGGGTCTGGTCAACGAGGCGACGTTCGTCGCCGAGCGCGCCGGGTTCGACGACGGCGACGTCTACGTCAACGCGATGCCGATGTACCACATCGGCGGGGGCGCGGTGACCTCCTTCGGCGCCTGGGCCAGGCGCGGCACCTTCGTGCTCCTCCCGGGCTTCGATCCCGCGCAGCTGCTGGAGGCCGTCGAGACGTACGGCGGCACGCACTCCCTCGTCGTCCCCACCATGCTGATCGCGCTGCTCGACCACCCGGACGCCGCGACCCGCGACCTGAGCTCGTTCAAGACGGTCCTCAGCGGCGCGGCCTCCGTCCCCGCGGCGCTGGTGCGGCGGACCATGGCACAGCTGGGGTGCCGGTTCTCCATCCTCTTCGGGCAGACCGAGACGCACGGGGTGATCAGCCAGACCCGGATCACGGACGCCCCGGAGGACCAGGCGGACACGGTCGGCCAGCCGCTCCCGCAGCTGGAGGTGAAGATCGCCGGGCTGGGCAGCGGGGAGCCGCTCCCGATCGGCGAGCCCGGTGAGATCTGCGTCCGCGGCTACCAGAACATGCTCGGCTTCTACGACATGCCGGGTGAGACCGCGATGACCGTCGACGCCGACGGCTGGCTGCACATGGGCGACGTGGGCTCGATGGACGAGCGTGGCTTCCTGCGGGTCACCGGCCGTGCGAAGGACATGATCGTGCGGGGTGGCATGAACCTCTACCCGGCCGAGATCGAGGCCGTCCTGCTCGACCACCCGGCGATCGAGACGGCCGCGGTCATCGGCGTCCCCGACGAGCGGTGGGGCGAGCAGGTGGGTGCGGTCCTCTGCATCCGCGCCGGGCACGACCGGCCGAGCGTCGCCGAGCTGACCGCCTTCGTCCGCGAGCAGATCGCGCCGCACAAGGCGCCGACCTTCTGGTCGTTCGTCGAGGAGCTCCCGATGACGCCGACCGGGAAGATCCAGAAGTTCGTGCTGCGCGACCGGTTCGACGCGGGCTCCCTCACCTTCGACGAGGTGCGGCAGACCACGGCCTGA
- a CDS encoding FadR/GntR family transcriptional regulator, producing the protein MSSTTGRVPPPPDPTGPDPTGPDPTGPDPTGPALLRPLHVPKASDVLAEDLAARISRGELREGMALPPERALVVQTGLSRTSVREALRVLEVRGFVEIRAGRGGGAVVRRPTGHQLAASVRLVVRRSEVSLSALLQTRATIEPPCAGLAAVRRTEPALRELEASNRLMRETSDVSRFLRANVEWHMAVARASGNELLSGLMEALAELIYDSTGYVGTVDAQVRADTCRAHEAITAAVRRGDRQVARRRMERHVQAYVDGLGEEVGSVLDWTGAERG; encoded by the coding sequence ATGAGCAGCACCACCGGCAGGGTCCCACCCCCGCCCGATCCGACAGGCCCCGATCCGACCGGCCCCGATCCGACAGGCCCCGATCCGACAGGCCCGGCACTGCTGCGGCCGCTCCACGTCCCCAAGGCCAGCGACGTGCTGGCCGAGGACCTGGCGGCCAGGATCAGCAGGGGCGAGCTCCGCGAGGGGATGGCCCTCCCGCCGGAGCGAGCCCTGGTGGTGCAGACCGGACTGAGCAGGACGTCCGTGCGCGAGGCGCTGCGGGTGCTCGAGGTGCGTGGCTTCGTCGAGATCCGGGCCGGGCGGGGCGGTGGGGCGGTCGTCCGCCGTCCGACCGGCCACCAGCTCGCGGCCTCGGTACGCCTCGTGGTGCGCCGCAGCGAGGTCTCGCTGTCCGCGCTCCTGCAGACGCGGGCGACCATCGAGCCTCCCTGCGCCGGCCTGGCGGCGGTACGGCGTACCGAGCCCGCACTGCGGGAGCTGGAGGCGAGCAACCGGCTGATGCGCGAGACCAGCGATGTGAGCCGTTTCCTGCGCGCCAACGTGGAGTGGCACATGGCCGTCGCTCGGGCCTCGGGCAACGAGCTGCTGTCCGGGCTGATGGAGGCCCTGGCGGAGCTCATCTACGACTCGACCGGCTATGTCGGCACGGTCGACGCGCAGGTCCGGGCCGACACCTGTCGCGCCCACGAGGCGATCACGGCCGCCGTCCGCCGCGGAGACCGCCAGGTCGCGCGCCGGCGGATGGAGCGACATGTCCAGGCCTATGTCGACGGGCTGGGGGAGGAGGTGGGCAGCGTTCTCGACTGGACCGGCGCGGAGCGCGGGTGA
- a CDS encoding SDR family NAD(P)-dependent oxidoreductase — protein sequence MPVPLVRSHADSAVLIAGGTSGVGLATAVAFTDAGVRRIALLGRNPDRGAAARQQVADHCPDARVEFLPCDAGELTQVVDAVGSAHELLDGLDVLVSSTTTAYRPDLLHRTDPADLERILVGQAVPPMLLTRVVLPYLQEQGGGSIVNIASDAAKVPTPGEAALGAAMAAIVVFSRVAALEAKRDGVRVNVLTPSLIAGTATAANVLRDGFSRKLFEKAAGQAHLGVAEPADLAAMAVFLGGPAAARVTGQAISVNGGVSIA from the coding sequence ATGCCCGTCCCGCTCGTCCGCAGCCACGCCGACTCCGCTGTCCTCATCGCCGGCGGCACCTCCGGTGTCGGCCTCGCCACCGCCGTGGCCTTCACCGATGCGGGCGTACGACGCATCGCCCTGCTGGGCCGCAACCCCGACCGCGGCGCGGCCGCACGCCAGCAGGTCGCCGACCACTGCCCGGACGCCCGGGTCGAGTTCCTGCCCTGCGATGCGGGCGAGCTGACGCAGGTCGTCGACGCGGTCGGCAGCGCCCATGAGCTCCTCGACGGACTCGACGTGCTGGTCAGCTCCACCACGACGGCGTACCGCCCCGACCTCCTGCACCGCACCGACCCGGCGGACCTCGAGCGCATCCTCGTCGGCCAGGCCGTGCCGCCGATGCTGCTGACCCGCGTCGTATTGCCCTACCTGCAGGAGCAGGGCGGCGGCAGCATCGTCAACATCGCCTCCGACGCCGCCAAGGTCCCCACGCCGGGCGAGGCCGCGCTCGGTGCCGCCATGGCCGCGATCGTCGTCTTCAGCCGCGTCGCCGCGCTCGAGGCCAAGCGCGACGGCGTGCGCGTCAACGTGCTCACGCCGTCCCTGATCGCGGGGACGGCGACCGCGGCCAACGTCCTGCGCGACGGCTTCAGCAGGAAGCTGTTCGAGAAGGCGGCCGGCCAGGCGCACCTGGGCGTCGCCGAGCCCGCCGACCTCGCGGCGATGGCGGTGTTCCTCGGCGGACCGGCCGCTGCGCGCGTCACGGGGCAGGCGATCAGCGTGAACGGCGGGGTCTCGATCGCCTGA